One Cupriavidus oxalaticus genomic region harbors:
- a CDS encoding MFS transporter, which translates to MTISLTRAEKRADKHADKRAPASGMTAEERKVILASSFGALMEWYDFYIYAALAVYFGALFFPPGNETAAFLASLATFGAGFLIRPVGALLFGRLGDRIGRKYTFLVTILLMGVATVGVGVLPTYEQIGITATVLLVLLRLLQGLALGGEVGGAVTYVAEHSPASKRGFYTSSLQTTATLGLLASLFVVYLLKTFLTEAEFRTWGWRIPFIVSLVMLVISVYIRGKLHESPVFARMKASNATSKSPIRESFTQWQNLKSVLLLFVVAAGLGAIFGTGHFYSMFFLNKTLHVPIETVHKLIAIALVVATPCYLFFGWLSDRIGRKYIMMAACLLAALCIQPVFKGLTHYANPALEQFQRQGAVQVSAGDCRARLFGEPVSACDKIRGYLTDLGVGYTFVPASDPAQAEVRIGERTLQGFDRAAIKGALIEAGWPERADPARMNTPMVFMLLLVPILFLAMVYGPMAAFMVELFPARVRYTSLSLPFHLGAGWVGGMLSFVVTAMNVSSGDVYFGLWYPVVIAGLAFVIGMVFVPETRGRDLST; encoded by the coding sequence ATGACGATCAGCCTGACCCGCGCCGAGAAGCGTGCCGACAAGCACGCCGACAAGCGCGCCCCAGCCTCCGGCATGACCGCCGAAGAACGCAAGGTCATCCTTGCCTCATCCTTCGGCGCCCTGATGGAGTGGTATGACTTTTACATCTACGCGGCGCTGGCAGTGTACTTCGGCGCACTGTTCTTTCCGCCGGGCAATGAAACGGCCGCCTTCCTGGCCAGCCTGGCCACCTTCGGCGCAGGCTTCCTGATCCGCCCGGTGGGCGCGCTGCTGTTCGGTCGCCTGGGCGACCGGATCGGCCGCAAGTACACCTTCCTGGTCACCATCCTGCTGATGGGAGTGGCCACCGTGGGCGTCGGCGTGCTGCCGACATACGAGCAGATCGGCATCACCGCCACGGTGCTGCTGGTGCTGCTGCGCCTGCTGCAAGGCCTGGCGCTCGGCGGCGAAGTGGGCGGCGCGGTCACGTACGTCGCCGAGCACTCGCCGGCAAGCAAGCGCGGCTTCTACACCAGCTCGCTGCAGACCACGGCCACGCTGGGGCTGCTGGCCTCGCTGTTCGTGGTGTATCTGCTCAAGACCTTCCTGACCGAAGCGGAATTCCGCACGTGGGGCTGGCGCATCCCGTTCATCGTGTCGCTGGTGATGCTGGTGATCTCGGTCTATATCCGCGGCAAGCTGCATGAATCGCCGGTGTTCGCGCGCATGAAGGCGAGCAATGCCACCTCGAAGTCCCCCATCCGCGAGAGCTTCACCCAGTGGCAGAACCTGAAGTCGGTGCTGCTGCTGTTCGTGGTGGCCGCAGGCCTTGGCGCGATCTTCGGCACCGGCCACTTCTACAGCATGTTCTTCCTCAACAAGACGCTGCACGTGCCGATCGAAACCGTGCACAAGCTGATCGCGATCGCACTGGTGGTGGCCACGCCCTGCTACCTGTTCTTCGGCTGGCTGTCGGACCGCATCGGCCGCAAGTACATCATGATGGCGGCGTGCCTGCTGGCGGCGCTATGCATCCAGCCGGTGTTCAAGGGGCTGACCCACTACGCTAATCCGGCGCTGGAGCAGTTCCAGCGGCAAGGCGCGGTGCAGGTGAGCGCCGGCGACTGCCGGGCGCGCCTGTTCGGCGAACCGGTGTCGGCCTGCGACAAGATCCGCGGCTACCTGACCGACCTGGGCGTGGGCTACACCTTCGTGCCGGCCAGCGATCCGGCACAGGCCGAAGTACGGATCGGCGAGCGCACTCTGCAGGGCTTCGACCGCGCCGCCATCAAGGGCGCGCTGATCGAGGCCGGATGGCCCGAGCGCGCCGATCCCGCCAGGATGAATACGCCGATGGTATTCATGCTGCTGCTGGTGCCGATCCTGTTCCTGGCCATGGTCTATGGCCCGATGGCCGCCTTCATGGTCGAGCTGTTCCCGGCCAGGGTGCGCTACACCTCGCTGTCGCTGCCCTTCCACCTTGGTGCGGGCTGGGTCGGCGGCATGCTGTCGTTCGTGGTCACGGCGATGAACGTGTCCAGCGGCGACGTGTACTTTGGCCTCTGGTATCCGGTGGTCATCGCCGGACTCGCCTTCGTCATCGGCATGGTGTTCGTGCCGGAGACGCGCGGGCGTGACCTGTCCACCTGA
- a CDS encoding amidohydrolase family protein — protein sequence MTYVKKIALEEHFMTPGFQAYSKGFTRHIDPAVFAELGRRLADFDEERLAEMDRCGIDITVLSQTGPGVQGEPDTGLALARARESNDFLAAQIARHPTRYAGFAALPMHDPLQAAAELERAVQQLGFRGSLVNGHTHGRYYDDPAYDAFWERMQALDVPMYLHPTDAFVSPQVLAGHPELAGAAWGWGVETASHALRLLFSGVFDRFPRLKLILGHMGEGLPYQRWRFDSRFAVYSHGVQLERAPSEYIGTNIVITTSGVCSHGALTGAIAELGPEAVMFSVDYPYESTEVAARFIDSAPLDDTTRALVCHGNAQRLLRL from the coding sequence ATGACCTACGTGAAGAAGATCGCCCTGGAAGAGCATTTCATGACCCCCGGCTTCCAGGCTTATTCCAAAGGGTTCACGCGGCATATCGACCCGGCGGTGTTTGCCGAGCTCGGTCGCCGCCTTGCCGATTTCGACGAAGAGCGCCTGGCCGAGATGGACCGGTGCGGCATCGATATCACCGTGCTGTCGCAAACCGGGCCCGGCGTCCAGGGCGAACCCGACACCGGGCTGGCGCTGGCGCGGGCGCGCGAGAGCAATGACTTCCTGGCGGCGCAGATTGCGCGCCATCCGACGCGCTATGCCGGCTTTGCCGCGCTGCCGATGCATGACCCGCTGCAGGCGGCAGCCGAACTGGAGCGAGCCGTGCAGCAGCTCGGCTTCAGGGGCTCGCTGGTGAACGGCCATACACATGGGCGCTACTACGACGATCCCGCCTATGACGCATTCTGGGAACGCATGCAGGCGCTGGATGTACCGATGTACCTGCATCCGACCGATGCCTTCGTGTCGCCGCAAGTGCTCGCCGGCCATCCGGAACTGGCCGGGGCCGCGTGGGGGTGGGGCGTGGAAACCGCCTCGCACGCGCTGCGGCTGCTGTTCAGCGGCGTGTTCGACCGCTTTCCGCGGCTGAAGCTGATCCTCGGCCATATGGGCGAGGGCCTGCCGTACCAGCGCTGGCGCTTCGACAGCCGCTTCGCGGTCTATTCGCACGGCGTGCAGCTGGAGCGCGCGCCATCCGAGTACATCGGCACCAATATCGTCATCACCACCTCGGGCGTGTGCTCGCACGGCGCGCTGACGGGTGCCATCGCCGAGCTGGGGCCGGAGGCGGTGATGTTCTCGGTCGACTATCCCTATGAATCCACCGAAGTGGCCGCGCGGTTCATCGACAGCGCGCCGCTCGACGACACCACGCGCGCGCTGGTCTGCCATGGCAACGCGCAACGCCTGCTCAGGCTCTGA
- a CDS encoding maleate cis-trans isomerase family protein yields MQKVFRIGQIVPSSNTTMETEIPAMLMARQQIRPQRFTFHSSRMRMKKVVKEELAAMDAESDRCAVELSDARVDVLGYACLVAIMAMGHGYHRQSEQRLKAHTTANGGDAPVITSAGALVDALKVMGAKRIAVVAPYMKPLTELVVDYIRNEGHEVVDYRALEIPDNLDVGRHDPARLPEIVAQMNFADADVIVLSACVQMPSLPAVAKVEAMTGKPVLTAAIATTYAMLRALDLEPVVPGAGALLSGAY; encoded by the coding sequence ATGCAAAAAGTCTTTCGTATCGGCCAGATCGTCCCCAGCTCGAACACGACGATGGAAACCGAAATCCCCGCCATGCTGATGGCGCGCCAGCAGATCCGCCCGCAGCGCTTCACCTTCCATTCGAGCCGCATGCGGATGAAGAAGGTGGTCAAGGAAGAGCTGGCGGCAATGGATGCCGAGTCCGACCGCTGCGCGGTGGAGCTGAGCGATGCCCGCGTCGACGTGCTCGGCTATGCCTGCCTGGTCGCGATCATGGCGATGGGCCATGGCTACCACCGGCAGTCCGAACAGCGCCTGAAGGCGCACACCACGGCCAACGGCGGCGACGCGCCCGTCATCACCAGTGCCGGCGCGCTGGTGGATGCGCTCAAGGTGATGGGTGCAAAGCGCATTGCAGTGGTCGCGCCCTACATGAAGCCGCTGACCGAACTGGTCGTGGACTACATCCGCAACGAGGGCCATGAAGTCGTGGACTACCGCGCGCTGGAGATCCCCGACAACCTCGACGTGGGCCGCCATGACCCGGCGCGCCTGCCGGAGATCGTCGCGCAGATGAATTTCGCCGATGCCGACGTGATCGTGCTGTCCGCCTGCGTGCAGATGCCATCGCTGCCGGCGGTGGCGAAGGTCGAGGCGATGACCGGCAAGCCGGTGCTGACCGCCGCCATTGCCACCACCTACGCGATGCTCCGGGCGCTGGACCTGGAGCCGGTGGTGCCGGGCGCGGGCGCGCTGCTGTCCGGCGCCTACTGA
- a CDS encoding alpha/beta fold hydrolase has protein sequence MSTFQYGGHVHANGIRQHYLRYGGNEGERAARDAVVIVPGITSPAITWGFVGERFGTRFDTYILDVRGRGLSSAEPELDYGLDAQARDVTAFAEALGLRRYSVVGHSMGARIGLRAAAAQPGGLARLVMVDPPVSGPGRRPYPAQLPWYVDSIRLSREGTGLEGMRRFCPTWTDEQLRLRAEWLHTCNEDAVVRSFEDFHHDDIHADMPRVRVPTLLMTAGRGDVVRPEDVAEIRMLLPGMLVSHVADAGHMIPWDDEAGFYAALGDFLGAPLAQSLAQSLAQ, from the coding sequence ATGAGTACCTTCCAGTACGGCGGCCACGTCCACGCCAACGGCATCCGCCAGCATTACCTGCGCTACGGCGGCAATGAGGGCGAGCGTGCCGCGCGCGACGCCGTCGTGATCGTGCCGGGCATCACCAGCCCCGCGATCACCTGGGGCTTTGTCGGCGAGCGCTTCGGCACGCGCTTTGACACCTACATCCTCGACGTGCGCGGCCGCGGGCTGTCCTCGGCGGAGCCGGAACTCGACTACGGCCTGGATGCACAGGCGCGCGATGTAACGGCCTTCGCCGAAGCGCTGGGCCTGCGGCGCTACAGCGTGGTCGGCCATTCGATGGGTGCACGGATCGGCCTGCGTGCCGCGGCGGCACAGCCGGGCGGGCTGGCGCGGCTGGTGATGGTCGACCCGCCCGTGTCGGGGCCCGGGCGTCGCCCGTATCCGGCGCAACTGCCGTGGTACGTCGATTCGATCCGGCTGTCCCGGGAAGGCACCGGCCTGGAAGGCATGCGCCGCTTCTGCCCGACCTGGACCGACGAGCAACTGCGCCTGCGCGCCGAATGGCTGCACACCTGCAATGAAGACGCGGTGGTGCGCAGCTTCGAGGATTTCCACCATGACGATATCCACGCAGACATGCCGCGGGTCAGGGTGCCAACGCTGTTGATGACCGCAGGGCGCGGCGACGTGGTGCGGCCCGAAGACGTCGCGGAGATCCGCATGCTGCTGCCCGGCATGCTGGTCAGCCACGTGGCCGATGCCGGCCACATGATCCCGTGGGATGACGAAGCGGGCTTCTACGCCGCGCTGGGGGATTTCCTCGGCGCGCCGCTGGCGCAATCGCTGGCGCAATCGCTGGCGCAATAA
- a CDS encoding N-carbamoylsarcosine amidohydrolase, with amino-acid sequence MHKEIGAYQRQGFGNALELAGPFGLLIVDFVNGFADPAVFGGGNIRDAIASTVPLLAIARREGWPVAHSRIVYADDGADHNVFSMKVPNMLTLKEHAFHSAIVEELAPQPGELVVRKTVPSAFFGTSLAAWLTQRGVRTLLVAGAVTSGCVRASVVDAMQYGFRPLVLSDCVGDRALAPHEANLFDMAQKYATVATRAEGLAAIGVRE; translated from the coding sequence ATGCACAAGGAAATCGGCGCGTACCAGCGCCAGGGCTTCGGCAATGCGCTTGAGTTGGCTGGGCCCTTCGGGCTGCTGATCGTGGATTTCGTCAACGGCTTTGCCGATCCGGCGGTATTCGGCGGCGGCAACATCCGCGACGCCATCGCCAGCACCGTGCCGCTGCTCGCGATAGCGCGGCGCGAAGGCTGGCCGGTCGCGCACAGCCGCATCGTATATGCGGACGATGGTGCGGACCACAACGTGTTCTCGATGAAGGTACCGAACATGCTGACGCTGAAGGAGCATGCCTTCCACAGCGCCATCGTAGAAGAACTGGCGCCGCAGCCGGGCGAACTGGTGGTGCGCAAGACGGTGCCGTCGGCGTTCTTCGGCACGTCGCTGGCGGCGTGGCTGACGCAGCGCGGCGTGCGCACGCTGCTGGTAGCCGGTGCCGTCACCAGCGGCTGCGTGCGCGCCAGCGTGGTCGATGCGATGCAGTACGGCTTCCGCCCGCTGGTGCTGTCCGACTGCGTGGGCGACCGCGCGCTGGCGCCGCACGAGGCCAACCTGTTCGACATGGCGCAGAAGTACGCGACGGTCGCCACGCGGGCGGAGGGGCTTGCCGCCATCGGCGTGCGGGAATAG
- a CDS encoding xanthine dehydrogenase family protein molybdopterin-binding subunit, with the protein MTSSMEPDHPESPRGQGVGARVARKEDARHLHGKGRFVADIAMPDLQEVAFLRSPVAHARLLSVTKPSRHAAAVIVREDMAAASDIVADSAFPSYQPSAQPPLASGKVRFVGEPVAMAFAPTRAEAEDIAEQVAVSFDELPALADVTQARQLAGEVRVHEHWRDNTFLTLTADKHFEARQHEATVVVRRQIDLARQCMVPMEGKAVLACWDHQFDQLVVYSATQVPHMIRTILAHCLGLEQERVRVISPDVGGAFGYKCVLQQEELCVAWLALTYKRPFRFIEDRREHLTAGANSREHHYDLTAYADARGRLLALDAKIVIDGGAYSVWPFTIGLEPGQAIGNLPGPYAFDGYRCETTCVATNKPGFVPYRGVARTGVCFAMELMIDAIARKVGREPWEVRSENLVPPEAMPYVNVTNKHFDGGDYPASVRKAMEMIGLPAIRARQKAGPQGSTYVGVGFGTYTEQSAHGTSVFAAWGTPVIPGFDSATVRITPDGGLEVRVGVHSHGQGMETTFAQIANEILGIDIARIKVVHGDTGLTPFSTGTYASRSLVMSGGAVSRACKALLPRLLKIGAHMLGQPQDAVVFRDGAVAGGDAGTTDIARIANAWYINPHLLPPDVDAQGLEVTMGFKPAVDTGSFTYATHAVAVEVDIDSGHVEILDYVVVEDCGTMINPMVVEGQTYGGVAQGIGTAMFEAMHYDGNGQPLASTLADYMLPGPTEIPSIRIHHFETPSPHTEFGAKGMGEGGAIAPPAAIFNAVNDALRDFGVELKETPLTPRKILEALAAAEADAHNRKAA; encoded by the coding sequence ATGACATCGTCGATGGAACCGGATCATCCGGAAAGCCCGCGCGGCCAGGGCGTCGGCGCCCGCGTGGCGCGCAAGGAGGACGCGCGGCACCTGCACGGCAAGGGCCGCTTCGTCGCGGACATCGCCATGCCGGACCTGCAGGAAGTGGCGTTCCTGCGCAGCCCGGTGGCGCACGCCCGGCTGCTGTCGGTGACCAAGCCGTCCCGGCACGCCGCCGCGGTGATCGTGCGTGAGGACATGGCGGCGGCCAGCGACATCGTCGCCGACTCGGCCTTCCCGTCGTACCAGCCCTCGGCACAGCCGCCACTGGCCAGCGGCAAGGTGCGCTTTGTCGGCGAGCCGGTGGCGATGGCGTTCGCGCCCACGCGCGCCGAGGCCGAAGACATCGCCGAGCAGGTTGCCGTGTCGTTCGACGAACTGCCCGCGCTGGCCGACGTGACGCAGGCGCGCCAGCTTGCCGGCGAGGTGCGCGTGCACGAGCACTGGCGCGACAACACCTTCCTGACGCTGACCGCCGACAAGCACTTCGAGGCGCGCCAGCACGAGGCCACGGTCGTGGTGCGCCGCCAGATCGACCTCGCGCGGCAGTGCATGGTGCCGATGGAAGGCAAGGCGGTGCTGGCCTGCTGGGACCACCAGTTCGACCAGCTGGTGGTCTACAGCGCGACGCAGGTGCCGCACATGATCCGCACGATCCTGGCGCATTGCCTGGGGCTGGAGCAGGAGCGCGTGCGGGTGATCTCGCCCGACGTGGGCGGCGCCTTCGGCTACAAGTGCGTGCTGCAGCAGGAAGAGCTGTGCGTCGCCTGGCTGGCGCTGACCTACAAGCGCCCGTTCCGCTTTATCGAGGACCGGCGCGAGCACCTGACCGCCGGCGCCAACTCGCGCGAGCACCACTATGACCTGACGGCGTATGCCGATGCGCGCGGCCGCCTGCTGGCCCTCGATGCAAAGATCGTGATCGATGGCGGCGCCTATTCGGTGTGGCCGTTCACCATCGGGCTGGAGCCGGGGCAGGCGATCGGCAACCTGCCGGGGCCGTACGCCTTCGACGGCTACCGCTGCGAAACCACATGCGTGGCGACGAACAAGCCGGGCTTCGTGCCGTATCGGGGCGTGGCGCGTACCGGTGTCTGCTTTGCCATGGAGCTGATGATCGATGCCATCGCCCGCAAAGTGGGGCGCGAGCCGTGGGAGGTGCGCAGCGAAAACCTGGTGCCGCCCGAGGCCATGCCCTATGTCAACGTCACCAACAAGCATTTCGACGGCGGCGACTATCCCGCCAGCGTGCGCAAGGCCATGGAGATGATCGGCCTGCCCGCGATCCGCGCGCGCCAGAAGGCGGGGCCGCAGGGCAGCACCTATGTCGGCGTGGGTTTCGGCACCTACACCGAGCAATCGGCGCACGGCACCTCGGTGTTTGCCGCGTGGGGCACGCCGGTGATCCCGGGTTTCGATTCGGCGACAGTGCGGATCACGCCGGACGGCGGGCTGGAGGTGCGCGTGGGCGTGCATTCGCATGGGCAGGGCATGGAGACCACCTTCGCGCAGATCGCCAACGAGATCCTCGGCATCGATATCGCGCGGATCAAGGTGGTGCACGGCGATACCGGCCTGACGCCGTTCTCGACGGGCACGTATGCGTCGCGCTCGCTGGTGATGTCGGGCGGCGCGGTGTCGCGTGCATGCAAGGCGCTGCTGCCGCGCCTGCTGAAGATCGGCGCGCACATGCTGGGCCAGCCGCAGGATGCCGTGGTGTTCCGCGACGGCGCCGTGGCGGGCGGGGATGCTGGCACCACCGACATCGCGCGCATCGCCAACGCCTGGTACATCAACCCGCATTTGCTGCCGCCGGACGTCGACGCGCAAGGTCTTGAAGTGACGATGGGCTTCAAGCCGGCTGTCGATACCGGCAGCTTCACCTACGCCACGCATGCCGTGGCGGTAGAGGTCGATATCGATTCCGGCCACGTCGAGATCCTCGACTACGTGGTGGTGGAGGACTGCGGCACCATGATCAACCCGATGGTGGTCGAGGGGCAGACCTACGGCGGCGTGGCGCAGGGCATCGGCACCGCGATGTTCGAAGCCATGCATTACGACGGCAACGGCCAGCCGCTGGCGTCGACGCTGGCGGACTACATGCTGCCGGGGCCGACCGAGATCCCGTCGATCCGCATCCATCATTTCGAGACGCCGTCGCCGCACACGGAGTTCGGCGCCAAGGGCATGGGCGAGGGCGGGGCGATCGCGCCGCCGGCGGCGATCTTCAATGCCGTCAACGACGCATTGCGCGATTTTGGCGTCGAGCTGAAGGAAACCCCGCTGACGCCGCGCAAGATCCTGGAGGCGCTGGCTGCGGCCGAGGCCGATGCGCATAACCGGAAGGCAGCCTGA
- a CDS encoding FAD binding domain-containing protein produces MKAVAFSYHAPGSLPEALSRLGAGTDISKAMGGGQSLGPMLNLRLTRPDTVVDVSALRELRDVTATADGIRIGACVTHAQIEDGVFEPLRGTMLQGVAGGIAYRAIRNRGTVGGSLAHADPAADWVVAMTALGARIEIASAAGMREVPMESFMLGAYTTVLADGELIAAVRVPPKTAHSRWGYHKLCRKTGEFAEASCAAYFDASRRFARIVLGALDGPPLVLPGLTRAVAAQGAAALTADAVAEAIAQAAPGKDAIDRKLYRTVVMRCVTQLLN; encoded by the coding sequence ATGAAAGCCGTTGCATTTTCTTACCACGCACCCGGCTCGCTGCCGGAGGCGCTGTCCCGCCTGGGCGCGGGCACGGATATATCCAAAGCCATGGGTGGCGGGCAATCGCTCGGGCCGATGCTGAACCTGCGCCTGACCCGGCCCGATACGGTGGTCGATGTGTCGGCGCTGCGCGAATTGCGCGACGTGACCGCAACCGCCGATGGCATCCGTATCGGTGCCTGCGTGACCCACGCGCAGATCGAGGACGGCGTGTTCGAGCCGCTGCGCGGCACCATGCTGCAAGGCGTTGCCGGTGGCATCGCCTATCGGGCGATCCGCAACCGCGGCACCGTGGGCGGCAGCCTCGCGCACGCCGATCCGGCCGCGGACTGGGTCGTGGCGATGACCGCGCTGGGTGCGCGCATCGAGATCGCGTCCGCGGCCGGCATGCGCGAAGTGCCGATGGAATCGTTCATGCTCGGCGCCTATACCACGGTGCTGGCCGACGGCGAGCTGATCGCCGCGGTGCGGGTGCCGCCGAAGACCGCGCACAGCCGCTGGGGCTACCACAAGCTGTGCCGCAAGACCGGCGAATTCGCCGAGGCCAGCTGCGCCGCATACTTCGACGCCAGCCGCCGCTTCGCCCGCATCGTGCTCGGCGCGCTGGACGGTCCGCCCCTGGTGCTGCCCGGCCTGACGCGCGCGGTCGCGGCGCAGGGCGCGGCCGCGCTGACGGCCGATGCCGTCGCCGAAGCCATCGCGCAAGCCGCACCGGGCAAGGACGCCATCGACCGCAAGCTGTACCGAACCGTCGTGATGCGCTGCGTCACGCAACTGCTGAACTGA
- a CDS encoding xanthine dehydrogenase family Fe-S subunit has protein sequence MQTIEFTVNGRRVSGACADRTHLGDYLRDTHRLTGTHLGCEHGVCGACTVLVDDKPVRSCITFAAACQGADIVTVEGYEDDAVMADLRAAFNRHHALQCGYCTPGMLATARDIVLRLPDADEATIRHELSGNLCRCTGYMGIVAAIRSVLDARRAAAGVIARHAGAVTATMPFAGFAVAEEALGAQPHLATAAGAEPERSADKKGWSRIEGGFTVPYSLDAVWAFMADLPAVAGCLPGAVLTDVAGEKVRGHIAIKFGPMSARFEGAARLQRDDANKRGVLKGAGQDSLSNSKAAGDIAYALRALSAGETEVAVDLQYSLQGPLAQFSRSGLVRDFVRRMIADFGKSVSRRMDPTLSEAERNQAVRLNPVAMFFGVLWERVKHLFGAR, from the coding sequence GTGCAGACCATCGAATTCACCGTCAACGGCCGCCGGGTGTCCGGCGCGTGCGCGGACCGGACGCACCTGGGCGACTACCTGCGCGACACGCATCGCCTGACCGGCACTCACCTTGGCTGCGAGCACGGCGTGTGCGGCGCCTGCACCGTACTGGTCGACGACAAGCCGGTGCGCTCGTGCATCACCTTCGCCGCCGCCTGCCAGGGCGCCGACATCGTCACGGTGGAGGGCTACGAGGACGACGCGGTCATGGCCGACCTGCGCGCCGCGTTCAACCGGCACCACGCGCTGCAATGCGGCTACTGCACGCCCGGGATGCTGGCCACCGCGCGCGATATCGTGCTGCGCCTGCCCGATGCCGACGAAGCGACCATCCGGCATGAGCTGTCGGGCAACCTGTGCCGCTGCACCGGCTATATGGGCATCGTCGCCGCGATCCGCTCGGTGCTGGACGCGCGCCGCGCGGCCGCGGGTGTGATCGCGCGGCACGCCGGCGCGGTCACCGCCACCATGCCGTTCGCGGGCTTCGCGGTCGCGGAAGAGGCGCTGGGCGCGCAGCCGCATCTCGCGACGGCTGCCGGCGCCGAGCCCGAGCGCTCGGCTGACAAAAAGGGCTGGTCGCGCATCGAAGGCGGCTTCACCGTGCCTTATTCACTGGACGCGGTATGGGCCTTCATGGCGGACCTGCCGGCCGTGGCGGGCTGCCTGCCCGGCGCGGTGCTGACGGACGTGGCCGGGGAGAAGGTCAGGGGCCATATCGCCATCAAGTTCGGCCCGATGTCGGCAAGGTTCGAAGGCGCCGCGCGCCTGCAGCGCGATGACGCGAACAAGCGCGGCGTGCTGAAGGGGGCAGGGCAGGACTCGCTCAGCAACTCCAAGGCCGCGGGCGATATCGCCTACGCGCTCAGGGCCTTGTCCGCCGGCGAGACCGAAGTCGCGGTCGACCTGCAGTATTCGCTGCAAGGGCCGCTCGCCCAGTTCTCGCGCTCGGGGCTGGTACGCGACTTCGTGCGGCGGATGATTGCCGACTTCGGCAAGTCGGTGTCGCGCAGGATGGACCCCACGCTCAGCGAGGCCGAGCGCAACCAGGCCGTGCGCCTGAACCCCGTGGCGATGTTCTTCGGTGTGCTGTGGGAGCGTGTGAAGCATTTGTTCGGCGCCCGCTGA
- a CDS encoding helix-turn-helix domain-containing protein: MTQAPLQTPQAEGPPAVGLALQALRQQQRLSLDELSRRAGVSKSMLSQIERNLANPTVAVLWRLANALGVSLADFLAGGAAQRSGSGITVVQPHAIPSLKSPDTRCDLRILGPIELAGRFEWYELTIQAGGELASEPHEAGTQEHLTVLGGSMTVRAGADEKKLRHGETARYAADVAHAISNGGKTTATALLVVVHPG; encoded by the coding sequence ATGACGCAAGCCCCGCTCCAGACCCCGCAGGCAGAGGGTCCGCCGGCCGTCGGCCTGGCGCTGCAGGCCTTGCGCCAGCAGCAGCGCCTCTCGCTCGACGAACTGTCGCGCCGCGCCGGCGTATCCAAGTCGATGCTGTCGCAGATCGAACGCAACCTGGCCAACCCGACCGTTGCGGTGCTGTGGCGACTGGCCAATGCGCTCGGCGTGAGCCTGGCCGACTTCCTCGCCGGCGGCGCCGCGCAACGGTCCGGCAGCGGCATCACCGTGGTCCAGCCGCACGCGATCCCGTCGCTGAAAAGCCCCGATACCCGCTGCGACCTGCGCATCCTGGGCCCGATCGAGCTGGCCGGGCGCTTCGAGTGGTATGAGCTGACCATCCAGGCCGGCGGCGAGCTGGCCTCCGAGCCGCACGAGGCCGGCACGCAGGAACACCTGACGGTTTTGGGCGGGTCGATGACGGTGCGCGCCGGCGCCGACGAGAAGAAGCTGCGGCACGGCGAGACCGCGCGCTATGCGGCCGATGTCGCACATGCGATCTCCAATGGCGGCAAGACCACTGCCACCGCACTACTGGTTGTAGTGCATCCGGGGTAA